The following coding sequences are from one Coleofasciculus sp. FACHB-1120 window:
- a CDS encoding GAF domain-containing protein → MSQQPNPGYNYKVGGHLPLDAPTYVVRQADFDLYEGLKAGEFCYVLNSRQMGKTSLRVQTMHKLQAEGFACAAIDLTKIGSQDITPDQWYAGVIRRLVTSFQLSDQINLQSWLRDRAFLPPVQRLSEFIEQVLLTSISQKIVIFIDEIDNVLSLNFKTDDFFAFIRACNEYERLTFALLGVASPSDLMKDKNRTPFNIGRAIELYGFQLHEAQLLAGGLAGKISNPQEVLKAVLDWTGGQPFLTQKLCKLVLQKAEKNLLPINEIPEWVEKLVRSRIIESWEAMDEPPHLKTIRDRILRIGQRSRALLDLYQLILQRDELAFDESPEQIDLLLSGAIVKQQGKLKVCNRIYASVFNERWVNKALGDMHADFMQVVATQEQKLLSMLSVMEGKTFDDILSEILGSITLKIGELLSVDRTTIFFIDEEKSELWSIIARHEDGNHPELQILSNKETKGRLTYFKKFVSTPFSFCDDPAELEADESDTNKGYRTYNELILPILNEQGDLVAVVQLLNKLKQPNNPQARLTERIDKYGFTEADQKQFADYAPAIRRILERCQYCYKLTQRLQASEALTEATRSLSQSSLDSEEVLGRVMDAAKKLMNADRSTLWLIDREANELWTKIPFEDGSVQELRVKVGQGFAGKVAESGETLNLPFDLYDRPDSGTAKTTDQKTGYRTCSLLCMPVFSPDGELLGVTQLVNKKKPGVFPEYNPDSWPEAPECFKASFDGNSEKYMQIFNSQAGVALQNAQKFASVKQEAESQQKNVVSQTLAMLNSVMDNQGFDDILDSTLRSITLKTGKSLSADRTSIFLLDEDKHEFWSIIAEADEDGSLEIRIPANKGIVGEVAARKEVINIPFDFYDDPRSGAAKEQDKKNGYRTYTMLALPLLNERGNLVAVIQLLNKLKRFGNRTASLAERIDQQGFTKADEERFAENAPMIQMILESFRSYHKTARGQRVAAALMAAARSVNQSSLDLEEILKRVMEAAKKLMNADRSTLWILDQKAGELWTQIPFDNGSVKELRVKVGQGYAGKVAESGEPLNIPFDLYSRPDSETAKKTDLKTGYRTCSLLCMPVFSPDGDLIGVTQLVNKRKQGDFTEYETLEQLAFLQEEAPESFRASFDDSDQKYMQIFNNQAGVILQNAELLAAVKKQERSLRENLSES, encoded by the coding sequence ATGAGTCAACAGCCAAACCCAGGCTATAACTATAAAGTCGGTGGACATTTACCGCTTGATGCCCCCACTTATGTAGTGCGACAGGCAGATTTTGACCTTTATGAAGGGTTGAAGGCGGGGGAGTTTTGTTATGTGTTGAATTCTCGGCAGATGGGGAAAACTAGCTTGCGGGTGCAAACAATGCACAAGTTGCAAGCGGAAGGATTTGCCTGTGCAGCGATAGACTTGACGAAAATTGGTAGCCAGGACATTACGCCGGATCAGTGGTATGCAGGCGTGATCAGGCGTCTGGTGACGAGTTTCCAGCTTTCAGACCAGATTAACTTACAGAGTTGGTTGCGCGATCGCGCTTTTTTGCCTCCGGTACAGCGCTTAAGCGAATTTATCGAACAAGTGCTGCTAACATCAATCAGCCAGAAAATTGTTATTTTTATTGACGAAATTGATAACGTCCTCAGCTTAAATTTTAAGACCGATGACTTTTTTGCGTTTATCCGCGCCTGCAATGAATACGAACGTCTGACTTTTGCCTTGCTAGGGGTGGCGAGTCCCTCTGATTTGATGAAAGACAAAAATCGGACTCCTTTTAATATTGGTCGGGCGATTGAATTATATGGTTTTCAATTACACGAAGCGCAGCTTTTAGCAGGCGGATTAGCCGGGAAAATTAGCAATCCTCAAGAAGTGCTAAAAGCGGTATTAGATTGGACGGGAGGACAGCCGTTTCTTACCCAAAAACTTTGCAAATTAGTCCTTCAAAAAGCAGAGAAAAACTTATTACCTATTAACGAAATCCCAGAATGGGTTGAGAAATTAGTGCGATCGCGGATCATCGAGAGCTGGGAAGCAATGGATGAACCACCACATCTAAAGACGATACGCGATCGCATTCTCCGAATTGGACAGCGAAGTCGGGCGCTACTGGATCTCTATCAGTTAATTTTGCAACGAGATGAATTAGCATTTGATGAAAGTCCAGAACAAATTGATTTACTACTATCAGGAGCAATTGTCAAGCAGCAAGGGAAATTAAAGGTTTGCAACCGTATTTATGCTTCTGTATTTAACGAAAGATGGGTGAACAAGGCGTTAGGGGATATGCACGCCGACTTCATGCAAGTTGTTGCTACCCAAGAACAAAAACTTCTATCGATGCTTAGCGTGATGGAAGGTAAAACATTTGATGATATTCTTTCAGAAATACTAGGTTCTATTACTTTAAAAATAGGCGAATTACTGAGTGTAGATCGCACGACAATTTTCTTTATAGATGAAGAAAAAAGTGAACTTTGGTCAATTATCGCTAGGCATGAAGACGGAAATCATCCCGAACTTCAAATTTTGTCAAATAAAGAAACTAAAGGACGATTAACATATTTTAAAAAATTTGTCAGCACTCCCTTTAGTTTTTGCGACGATCCCGCTGAGTTGGAAGCGGACGAATCAGATACAAATAAGGGATATCGCACCTACAACGAGTTAATTTTACCAATATTAAATGAGCAGGGAGATTTAGTTGCTGTTGTTCAATTACTAAATAAATTAAAGCAGCCGAATAATCCACAAGCTCGCTTAACAGAAAGAATTGATAAATACGGTTTCACAGAAGCCGATCAAAAACAGTTTGCTGACTATGCTCCGGCAATTCGACGAATTCTAGAAAGATGCCAGTATTGTTACAAATTAACCCAAAGACTACAAGCCTCAGAGGCACTTACAGAAGCAACGCGATCGCTCTCTCAAAGCAGCCTTGATTCTGAAGAAGTCTTGGGTCGCGTCATGGATGCGGCAAAAAAACTGATGAATGCCGACCGCAGCACGCTTTGGCTAATCGATCGAGAGGCAAATGAACTATGGACAAAAATTCCTTTTGAGGACGGTTCTGTTCAAGAATTGCGAGTCAAAGTAGGGCAAGGTTTTGCTGGCAAAGTTGCCGAATCGGGAGAAACTTTAAATCTTCCCTTCGATCTGTACGATCGCCCTGATTCGGGGACAGCCAAGACAACGGATCAAAAGACGGGTTATCGCACTTGTAGTTTGCTCTGTATGCCCGTTTTTAGTCCTGATGGTGAATTACTGGGTGTTACCCAATTAGTGAATAAAAAGAAACCGGGTGTTTTTCCAGAATATAACCCAGATAGTTGGCCCGAAGCTCCCGAATGCTTCAAGGCTAGTTTTGATGGAAATAGTGAAAAATATATGCAGATTTTTAACTCTCAAGCGGGGGTTGCTCTGCAAAATGCCCAGAAATTTGCCAGCGTTAAACAAGAGGCAGAATCTCAGCAAAAAAATGTCGTTAGTCAAACTCTGGCGATGCTCAATAGTGTCATGGATAACCAGGGTTTTGATGATATTTTGGATAGCACCTTGCGTTCGATTACTCTCAAAACGGGTAAATCTTTGAGTGCCGATCGCACAAGTATCTTTTTATTAGATGAAGATAAACATGAATTCTGGTCAATTATTGCCGAAGCAGATGAAGATGGTTCTTTAGAAATTCGGATACCTGCCAATAAAGGAATTGTAGGCGAGGTAGCAGCCCGTAAAGAAGTTATTAATATTCCCTTTGATTTCTATGACGATCCTCGTTCTGGTGCAGCAAAAGAGCAAGACAAAAAAAATGGCTACCGTACTTATACAATGTTGGCGTTGCCACTCTTAAATGAACGCGGCAATTTAGTCGCGGTTATTCAGTTACTCAACAAATTAAAGCGGTTTGGAAACCGGACTGCATCCTTAGCCGAAAGAATCGATCAACAGGGTTTTACAAAAGCAGATGAAGAACGATTTGCGGAGAATGCCCCGATGATTCAAATGATTTTAGAAAGCTTCCGCTCTTATCATAAAACGGCTAGGGGGCAACGAGTGGCAGCCGCACTAATGGCAGCAGCTCGTTCAGTGAATCAAAGCAGTTTGGATCTTGAAGAAATTCTCAAGCGGGTGATGGAAGCAGCCAAGAAACTGATGAACGCCGACCGCAGTACTTTGTGGATTTTAGATCAAAAGGCTGGTGAATTGTGGACGCAGATTCCCTTTGACAATGGTTCGGTAAAGGAATTGCGGGTGAAAGTAGGACAAGGTTATGCTGGCAAAGTTGCCGAATCAGGAGAGCCTTTGAATATTCCTTTTGATTTATATTCTCGCCCAGATTCGGAGACAGCAAAAAAAACCGATCTTAAGACGGGTTATCGCACTTGTAGCTTACTATGTATGCCAGTTTTTAGCCCCGATGGTGATTTGATTGGGGTGACTCAATTAGTGAATAAAAGGAAGCAAGGAGACTTTACAGAATATGAAACACTTGAGCAATTAGCGTTTTTACAAGAGGAAGCTCCGGAATCTTTCAGGGCTAGTTTTGATGACAGCGACCAAAAATATATGCAAATTTTTAATAATCAAGCTGGCGTCATCCTCCAGAATGCAGAACTTTTAGCCGCAGTTAAAAAACAAGAGCGATCGCTTCGAGAAAACTTGAGTGAATCGTAG
- the cysE gene encoding serine O-acetyltransferase, whose protein sequence is MLKTAIADFQIIFERDPAARNWLEVLFCYPGLQALFFHRVAHWLYCLGFPFIPRLISHLARFFTGVEIHPGAKIGKGVFIDHGIGVVIGETAIVGDNALIYQGVTLGGTGKEIGKRHPTLGENVVVGAGAKVLGNIQIGNSARIGAGSVVLRDIPSHCTVVGIPGRVVRCKDNLNSSLNNESLQDPEAEVIRALFDRIQFLEEEIEALKTHRNVPVAMHSSLQKAVISNASNRLISEFLDGAGI, encoded by the coding sequence TTGCTGAAGACTGCGATCGCTGATTTCCAAATAATTTTCGAGCGCGACCCAGCGGCACGCAATTGGCTGGAAGTGCTGTTCTGCTATCCAGGCTTACAGGCACTTTTCTTTCATCGGGTGGCGCACTGGCTTTATTGCCTTGGGTTTCCCTTCATTCCTCGCTTGATTTCCCACTTAGCTCGCTTCTTCACCGGAGTTGAAATTCACCCAGGAGCCAAAATTGGCAAAGGCGTTTTCATCGATCACGGCATTGGCGTTGTGATTGGAGAAACTGCAATTGTGGGAGACAATGCCCTGATTTACCAAGGCGTAACGCTCGGTGGTACTGGCAAAGAAATAGGCAAACGCCACCCAACATTAGGGGAAAATGTCGTAGTGGGAGCAGGAGCAAAGGTGTTAGGGAATATCCAAATTGGGAATAGTGCCCGCATCGGTGCCGGTTCCGTTGTTTTGCGGGATATTCCCTCTCATTGCACGGTAGTCGGGATTCCGGGTCGGGTTGTCCGCTGCAAAGATAATTTGAATAGTTCCCTCAATAATGAAAGCCTACAAGATCCAGAAGCAGAAGTGATACGGGCTTTGTTTGACCGGATTCAATTTTTAGAGGAAGAAATTGAAGCGTTAAAAACTCACAGAAATGTACCCGTTGCCATGCACTCTAGCCTTCAGAAAGCTGTTATATCAAATGCTTCTAATCGGCTCATTTCAGAGTTCCTTGACGGGGCGGGAATTTAG